A stretch of the Halopiger aswanensis genome encodes the following:
- a CDS encoding tubulin-like doman-containing protein, which yields MSERKNIVISLGTSGFRTATTIHRLVQEYGLADQFTFVSIETAALNDEEIPPSFETVELRRDDAAEQRFEQLKAEVPWLADRLELANQGATSTPPIGRFLLEYYHQQVYASVEQVLSEFVDAHETDELSTWLVGALSGGTAAGMLPLLSPMVRRIVESYADRHDIEAEIVAAGTVSKFEHRHQRTTLGPTPETYVNTNISLQQLTTLINVPDETAQRPDPYPIELPMDAAPSSNVLDDGFEIREPPLDAVVLLPVDEEEIEAAPRTSDDEFSNYREHVNWTIATAVLSITQATVKIENIFTRGFEDRLLTLAAASVRVPVEDVYDYFQSQQALTEIDGEIADLEAREADLEATIADLDDLIDEEADVTRIDVDSLNADALSGISRPVADELDRMRETVAGLDLTDTSADDLRTYAQQIAAQIDQGDDDFPHEAIAKLVFHRLVSDQLNDRLESHEFEATVEDYWAKHSDELSEHAPGLSEADPDEKYERGIETVLQKKRSRIKTELENTSAVRVGTRRELRKKLDRKKRLLAKFNHLYNEFTALQDLDDTLDEQLLPEVRVALCRQRDSLTSTLNNVQSDLEELREHRSNVASTVETAETRLTGDRSGPLQTLPLNTDSLESVSTRTFDEADHLQDLVDADVVDRDDLVEALQAAIEGHLDEPLEDYMHPSLDNVAQGTLSLLTHRGNQHVLSTTATTGQTPSSAMPAQNITDRLDVASVDAPFTVTLVALYEDVSLANTSELRRIHERWEEGTLNELFGRDVPFERNIAYPQLFVDGATGSPNPDQDAAPEAGGD from the coding sequence ATGAGCGAACGAAAGAACATCGTTATCTCGCTTGGCACCAGCGGATTTCGGACCGCGACGACGATCCACCGACTGGTACAGGAGTACGGGCTCGCCGATCAGTTCACCTTCGTCTCGATCGAGACGGCCGCGCTGAACGACGAGGAGATCCCGCCGAGCTTCGAGACGGTTGAACTCCGCCGCGACGACGCCGCCGAACAGCGCTTCGAGCAGTTGAAGGCGGAGGTGCCCTGGCTCGCCGACCGACTCGAACTCGCCAACCAGGGCGCGACCAGCACGCCGCCGATCGGACGGTTCCTGCTGGAGTACTACCACCAGCAGGTGTACGCGTCTGTCGAGCAGGTCCTCTCAGAGTTCGTCGACGCTCACGAAACCGACGAGCTGTCGACTTGGCTCGTGGGGGCGCTCTCGGGAGGGACGGCTGCGGGCATGCTGCCGCTGCTGAGCCCGATGGTCCGCCGGATCGTCGAGAGCTACGCAGACCGCCACGACATCGAGGCAGAGATCGTGGCCGCGGGCACGGTCTCGAAGTTCGAGCACCGCCACCAGCGGACCACGCTCGGGCCGACCCCCGAGACGTACGTCAACACTAACATCTCGCTCCAGCAGCTGACGACGCTGATCAACGTCCCCGACGAGACCGCACAGCGTCCGGATCCGTACCCGATCGAACTGCCGATGGACGCCGCTCCCAGCAGCAACGTGCTCGACGACGGGTTCGAGATCCGAGAACCGCCACTCGACGCAGTGGTCCTGCTGCCCGTCGACGAAGAGGAGATCGAAGCCGCCCCGCGGACCTCGGATGACGAGTTCTCGAACTACCGCGAGCACGTCAACTGGACGATCGCGACCGCGGTCCTGTCGATCACCCAAGCCACGGTCAAGATCGAGAACATCTTCACGCGGGGGTTCGAGGACCGCCTGCTGACCCTGGCGGCAGCCAGCGTTCGCGTCCCCGTGGAGGACGTGTACGACTACTTCCAGAGCCAGCAGGCGCTGACGGAGATCGACGGCGAGATCGCCGACCTCGAGGCCCGTGAGGCTGACCTCGAGGCGACGATCGCCGACCTTGACGACCTGATCGATGAGGAGGCCGACGTGACCCGGATCGACGTGGACAGCCTGAACGCCGACGCGCTCTCCGGGATCAGTCGCCCGGTCGCCGACGAACTTGACCGGATGCGGGAGACGGTTGCCGGACTGGATCTCACGGACACCTCTGCGGACGACCTCCGGACGTACGCTCAGCAGATCGCGGCCCAGATCGACCAGGGGGACGACGACTTCCCCCACGAGGCGATCGCGAAGCTGGTGTTCCACCGGCTGGTCAGTGACCAACTCAACGATCGGCTGGAGTCCCACGAGTTCGAGGCTACGGTCGAGGACTACTGGGCCAAGCACTCGGACGAACTGTCGGAGCACGCGCCCGGGCTTTCCGAGGCCGATCCCGACGAGAAGTACGAGCGGGGCATCGAGACCGTCCTGCAGAAGAAGCGCTCCCGGATCAAAACCGAACTGGAGAACACCAGCGCCGTGCGCGTCGGCACGCGTCGGGAGCTTCGTAAGAAGCTCGACCGGAAGAAGCGGCTCCTGGCCAAGTTCAACCACCTGTACAACGAGTTCACGGCGCTCCAGGACCTGGATGACACGCTCGACGAGCAGTTGCTCCCTGAGGTGCGGGTCGCACTCTGCCGGCAGCGTGACTCCCTGACGTCGACGCTGAACAACGTCCAGTCGGACCTCGAGGAACTGCGCGAGCACCGGTCGAACGTGGCGTCGACGGTGGAGACAGCCGAGACCCGGCTGACCGGCGACAGGTCCGGGCCGCTCCAGACGCTGCCGCTGAACACCGACTCCCTCGAGTCCGTCAGTACCCGGACGTTCGACGAGGCCGACCACCTCCAGGATCTCGTCGACGCCGACGTCGTCGACCGGGACGACCTGGTCGAAGCGCTCCAGGCGGCTATCGAGGGCCATCTGGACGAACCGTTGGAGGACTACATGCACCCCTCGCTCGACAACGTCGCGCAGGGGACGCTGTCGCTGCTGACCCACCGCGGGAACCAGCACGTCCTCTCAACGACGGCCACGACCGGCCAGACGCCGTCGTCGGCGATGCCAGCCCAGAACATCACCGACCGACTGGACGTCGCCAGCGTGGACGCGCCGTTCACCGTGACGCTGGTTGCGCTCTACGAGGACGTCTCCCTGGCGAATACCTCGGAACTGCGGCGCATCCACGAGCGCTGGGAGGAGGGGACCCTGAACGAGCTGTTCGGCCGGGACGTCCCCTTCGAGCGGAACATTGCGTATCCACAGCTGTTCGTCGATGGGGCGACCGGCAGCCCGAATCCCGATCAAGATGCTGCCCCCGAGGCTGGAGGTGATTGA
- a CDS encoding metal-dependent hydrolase yields MADFETHVQYGTVGHLFVSVGAVIAVGLGAAPTILVGVVVGYLATLAGAGFPDVDHPSSKPYLLARVWLPRIIASVVGITLVARRSLVIDLIATSPLVGAPSFTAGAVCTAIIIGVYRATRRGIPLLRPPHRTVTHNVGLAVGIAAFLTATVTTIGLALDAPTAYGNGVVVGSCFVTGVITHLLVDGELPGIPSRRTLNED; encoded by the coding sequence GTGGCGGACTTCGAGACACACGTCCAGTACGGGACCGTCGGACACCTGTTCGTGAGTGTCGGTGCCGTCATCGCCGTTGGCCTCGGCGCCGCACCGACGATCCTGGTCGGGGTCGTGGTGGGCTATCTAGCGACACTCGCCGGCGCCGGCTTTCCAGATGTCGACCACCCCAGTAGCAAGCCGTACCTGCTCGCGCGGGTCTGGCTGCCGCGGATCATCGCCTCGGTCGTCGGTATCACGCTCGTCGCGCGACGCTCACTCGTGATCGACTTGATAGCGACAAGCCCACTGGTCGGCGCGCCATCGTTCACAGCCGGCGCGGTCTGTACAGCCATCATTATCGGGGTCTATCGGGCGACGCGCCGTGGGATCCCACTGTTACGCCCACCGCACCGGACCGTCACACACAACGTCGGGCTCGCCGTCGGTATTGCCGCCTTTCTCACGGCGACAGTCACGACCATTGGACTCGCGCTTGACGCCCCGACCGCCTACGGGAACGGTGTCGTCGTCGGCTCCTGTTTCGTGACGGGCGTCATCACGCATTTACTGGTCGATGGCGAACTCCCCGGCATCCCGTCGAGGCGGACGCTCAACGAGGACTAA
- a CDS encoding HesA/MoeB/ThiF family protein → MTATSDIASETVSDTVTDEYELVLTATQVRRLREWLLRDDGIERFAYVYCTPEDGRLFAREIDPVPGEDCEVQEEAAVRPALSVERERLGSALEDGLVPVMLHSHPFSDYPSFSGLDDDIMESYREWLGGLYPDTPLCFGVLGHRGMDTAVYIDPQRETRRRLPVEVVGDWALEGPLDAPTAPTTATVDEDRYDRSIRALTERGQQRLADRTIGIVGLGGLGSIVATQLARLGVRRFVFSDPDHVERSNLPRIYGATEADVGRPKVEVVSEHVVRANPEASVDAYEARVQDVPKDALAACDVLIGAVDRLTARLYCNEFAIRHLRHYVDAGVSIETTDDGHITEERGLVQLVAPGVTGCLDCLGRNDPERLRLESMDEAEIEADIERGYLDEDVRSPEPAITPLNALAANTTVRMVTKLVTGYEAPADYVRLDGTTNEMVSVGTHPSRECLTCGTDGCLGEGTQRIDEDTLAEAESLDLDVDLEELAEQDATATPTEITADSLRPAAPRPGDDAGPAPEIDSQSQSVAGGWYGTESPPAAEDPSGDDAEAPLASASGDTMRDDDRSRSDLSGSAQLLAVLRTNACPIAIGCLGVLALWRYLRR, encoded by the coding sequence ATGACGGCTACAAGCGACATCGCAAGTGAGACCGTGTCCGACACTGTCACCGACGAGTACGAACTCGTGCTCACCGCGACCCAGGTCCGGCGGCTCCGGGAATGGTTGCTCCGAGACGACGGCATCGAGCGGTTCGCGTATGTCTACTGCACTCCTGAGGACGGCCGGCTGTTCGCCCGGGAGATCGATCCCGTCCCGGGCGAGGACTGCGAGGTCCAAGAGGAGGCCGCCGTCCGGCCGGCGCTCTCGGTCGAGCGTGAGCGGCTGGGATCGGCACTCGAGGACGGCCTCGTGCCGGTCATGCTGCACAGCCACCCGTTCAGTGACTACCCATCATTCAGCGGCCTCGACGACGACATCATGGAATCCTACCGTGAGTGGCTCGGCGGGCTCTATCCGGACACGCCGCTGTGTTTTGGCGTGCTCGGCCACCGCGGGATGGACACGGCCGTCTACATCGATCCCCAGCGCGAGACGCGGCGTCGCCTCCCTGTCGAGGTCGTCGGCGACTGGGCGCTGGAGGGCCCGCTGGACGCTCCCACTGCCCCGACGACGGCGACGGTCGACGAGGACCGCTACGACCGGTCGATCCGCGCGCTGACTGAACGCGGCCAGCAGCGGCTCGCCGACCGGACGATCGGGATCGTCGGCCTCGGCGGCCTCGGCTCGATCGTCGCGACACAGCTCGCCCGCCTCGGCGTCCGGCGGTTCGTCTTCTCCGACCCGGACCACGTCGAGCGGTCGAACCTGCCGCGGATCTACGGTGCGACCGAGGCAGACGTCGGCCGGCCGAAGGTCGAGGTCGTCAGTGAGCACGTGGTCCGTGCCAACCCCGAGGCGAGCGTCGACGCCTACGAGGCACGCGTTCAGGACGTTCCCAAGGACGCGCTCGCCGCGTGTGATGTCCTGATCGGTGCTGTCGACAGGCTGACCGCTCGCCTCTACTGTAACGAATTCGCCATTCGTCACCTGCGTCACTACGTCGACGCCGGCGTCTCGATTGAGACCACCGACGACGGGCATATCACCGAGGAGCGGGGACTCGTCCAGCTGGTCGCACCCGGCGTAACCGGCTGTCTGGACTGTCTCGGGCGGAACGACCCTGAGCGGCTCCGCCTCGAGTCAATGGACGAGGCGGAGATCGAGGCCGACATCGAGCGCGGGTACCTCGACGAGGACGTGCGGTCGCCCGAGCCCGCGATCACACCCCTGAACGCGCTCGCGGCGAACACGACCGTCCGGATGGTGACGAAACTCGTCACCGGCTACGAGGCGCCTGCCGACTACGTCCGGCTCGACGGGACCACCAACGAGATGGTCTCCGTCGGCACCCACCCCTCGAGGGAGTGTCTGACCTGCGGTACGGACGGGTGTCTCGGCGAGGGGACACAGCGCATCGACGAGGACACACTTGCGGAGGCGGAGTCGCTGGACCTCGACGTCGACCTCGAGGAACTGGCCGAGCAAGACGCGACGGCGACGCCGACCGAGATCACCGCCGATTCACTCCGGCCGGCTGCACCCCGTCCCGGGGACGATGCCGGTCCTGCCCCGGAGATCGACAGTCAATCCCAGTCTGTCGCCGGCGGATGGTATGGCACGGAGTCGCCACCTGCAGCGGAGGACCCCAGCGGCGATGATGCCGAAGCGCCCCTTGCATCCGCCAGCGGGGACACCATGCGAGACGACGATCGTTCGCGCAGCGATCTCTCGGGGAGCGCGCAGCTGTTGGCGGTTCTGCGGACGAACGCCTGTCCGATCGCGATCGGCTGTCTGGGTGTGCTGGCGCTCTGGCGGTATCTCCGCCGGTGA